One window of the Conexibacter sp. SYSU D00693 genome contains the following:
- a CDS encoding PaaI family thioesterase translates to MSVDSDGADDGKVGPFSALLGFKLVEARPERVVLEATPGPEHANGGGIVHGGYLTALLDSASGWAVHTNVEPEVRAPHTHLSVQYVRAALVGRPLRCTGTCVRAGGRVAAAEAEVVDPERGVIARAVTTHALLR, encoded by the coding sequence GTGAGCGTGGACAGCGACGGCGCCGACGACGGCAAGGTCGGCCCCTTCAGCGCCCTCTTGGGCTTCAAGCTCGTCGAGGCGCGGCCCGAGCGGGTCGTCCTCGAGGCGACGCCCGGACCGGAGCACGCCAACGGCGGCGGGATCGTCCACGGCGGCTACCTCACGGCGCTGCTCGACTCCGCCAGCGGCTGGGCCGTCCACACGAACGTCGAGCCCGAGGTCCGCGCGCCCCACACGCACCTCAGCGTCCAGTACGTCCGTGCCGCCCTCGTCGGCCGGCCGCTGCGCTGCACCGGCACCTGCGTGCGCGCCGGCGGTCGCGTCGCCGCCGCCGAGGCCGAGGTCGTCGACCCCGAGCGCGGCGTCATCGCCCGCGCGGTGACGACGCACGCGCTGCTGCGCTGA
- a CDS encoding class I SAM-dependent methyltransferase has translation MAVDVQDTQLKTKHRAMWASGDYPKMVSTFLLPLGPRLVEACGIQAGQRVLDVAAGTGNASIPAAQTGASVVASDLTPELLEAGAARPEAQGLDLEWVTADAERLPFEDASFDVVMSSIGVMFAPHHQAAADELVRVCKPGGTIGVLSWTRDGMLGQLFATMKPFMPPPPPGAQPPPLWGTEEHFAGLFGNRVEIRSQRREVLEIDAFTRAQDYGVHFRSFYGPSISARANAEKEGRAEEFDAAIDAFCEEWNRGTAEQARFEKEYLLTVATRR, from the coding sequence ATGGCAGTCGATGTGCAGGACACGCAGCTCAAGACGAAGCACCGCGCGATGTGGGCGTCGGGCGACTACCCGAAGATGGTCAGCACCTTCCTGCTGCCCCTCGGCCCGCGCCTCGTCGAGGCGTGCGGGATCCAGGCCGGCCAGCGCGTGCTCGACGTCGCCGCCGGCACCGGCAACGCGTCCATCCCGGCCGCGCAGACCGGCGCCAGCGTCGTCGCGTCCGACCTGACGCCGGAGCTGCTCGAGGCGGGCGCCGCCCGGCCCGAGGCCCAGGGCCTCGACCTCGAGTGGGTCACGGCCGACGCCGAGCGCCTGCCGTTCGAGGACGCGTCGTTCGACGTCGTCATGTCGTCGATCGGCGTGATGTTCGCGCCCCACCACCAGGCCGCGGCCGACGAGCTCGTCCGGGTCTGCAAGCCCGGCGGCACGATCGGCGTGCTCAGCTGGACGCGCGACGGCATGCTCGGCCAGCTGTTCGCGACGATGAAGCCGTTCATGCCGCCGCCCCCGCCCGGCGCCCAGCCGCCGCCGCTGTGGGGCACGGAGGAGCACTTCGCCGGGCTGTTCGGCAACCGGGTGGAGATCCGCTCGCAGCGCCGCGAGGTGCTCGAGATCGACGCGTTCACGCGCGCGCAAGACTACGGCGTGCACTTCCGCTCGTTCTACGGGCCGTCGATCTCCGCGCGGGCCAACGCCGAGAAGGAGGGACGCGCCGAGGAGTTCGACGCCGCCATCGACGCGTTCTGCGAGGAGTGGAACCGCGGCACCGCCGAGCAGGCGCGCTTCGAGAAGGAGTACCTGCTCACCGTCGCCACGCGGCGCTAG
- a CDS encoding helix-turn-helix transcriptional regulator — MPVAIASSRFVGRGLELERLEAALADAAAGRPQTVLVGGEAGVGKTRLTRELLERARATGAIALLGGCVDVADGGLPLWPFVEALRAYAADLDDEARAELLAGAGPEVARILPELASDEAGPAPAAGASAQGRLFELLLALLGRLAHRAPLVLVVEDLHWADRSTRDLLSFVVRSVRTERLLLVATFRADELHRGHPLRPLLAELHRARVAQRLDLGPFSRAEVGEQLAGLTGAPPDPALVEAVFSRSEGNAFFAEELLAAGEEGEGELPSTLRDILLARVEHRSPGAQELLRHAAVAGRRVPVALLDAVCPLPAADRREALREVVAHHLLVADGDDGYAFRHALLREAVYDELLPGERRELHVGCGAALSERPELAGDPAVAVGELAYHWWAAHDAARALEAAVVAGRAAQARWGFAEAQAHLERALDLWDGVPDAAQRTGTDRESLAREAAEAANLAGDHARAAALMRSAISRADPRATGLLHERLGRYLWAAGDSEAARSAYDRALELVPADPPSPARARVLAAHGQSLMLLARFEDAVACCQDAIRVARAVGARAEEGHALNSMGCAQGFLGDPAAGVEHLRAALAIADEVGDLDDLGRAYQNLSELLGGPLNQLDEALEVALEGQRRIEPLGLARDYGVSLEVNAATALLALGRWAEADALLATAEDRSPVEMAAIELRLCRARLEVGRGDVLSAAEHVEAARRLMASVVDPQFWSVHAATRAELALWQGDVAGAAAAVQDGLRRLEDADDAWFGAPLLWLGAWTAADASQRREDAAGLEVGALVGRADELVAAARRPGGLFVSPVTVAFAQSCRAEAARLAGTGEVEAWAAAVEAWEAAGHPFRLGCARWRHAEALLAARRGQEGRSALLAARDVARATGATALAREVEGLARRARVDLAERDAAPAATSDDRHGLTPRELQVLQLVGAGHTNREIAEALFVTEKTAGAHVSNILSKLGVRGRVEAATLAHRLGLLPDP; from the coding sequence GTGCCGGTGGCCATCGCCAGCTCGCGGTTCGTGGGGAGGGGGCTCGAGCTCGAGCGGCTCGAGGCCGCGCTGGCCGACGCCGCGGCCGGCCGCCCGCAGACGGTGCTGGTGGGCGGCGAGGCGGGCGTCGGCAAGACGCGTCTGACGCGGGAGCTGCTCGAGCGGGCCCGGGCGACCGGCGCCATCGCGCTGCTCGGCGGCTGCGTCGACGTGGCCGACGGCGGCCTGCCGCTGTGGCCCTTCGTGGAGGCGCTGCGCGCCTACGCGGCCGACCTCGACGACGAGGCGCGCGCGGAGCTCCTCGCCGGCGCCGGGCCCGAGGTGGCCCGGATCCTGCCCGAGCTCGCGAGCGACGAGGCGGGACCGGCGCCCGCCGCCGGGGCCTCCGCCCAGGGGCGGCTCTTCGAGCTCCTGCTCGCGCTGCTGGGCCGGCTGGCCCACCGGGCGCCCCTCGTGCTCGTCGTCGAGGACCTCCACTGGGCCGACCGCTCGACCCGCGACCTGCTCAGCTTCGTCGTCCGCAGCGTGCGCACCGAGCGCCTGCTGCTCGTCGCGACCTTCCGCGCCGACGAGCTGCATCGCGGCCACCCGCTCCGGCCACTGCTGGCCGAGCTGCACCGCGCCCGCGTCGCCCAGCGCCTGGACCTCGGGCCGTTCTCGCGGGCGGAGGTCGGCGAGCAGCTCGCCGGGCTGACCGGGGCGCCGCCCGACCCCGCGCTGGTCGAGGCGGTCTTCAGCCGCTCCGAGGGCAACGCGTTCTTCGCGGAGGAGCTGCTGGCCGCCGGCGAGGAGGGCGAGGGCGAGCTGCCCTCGACCCTGCGCGACATCCTGCTCGCGCGCGTGGAGCACCGCTCGCCCGGGGCGCAGGAGCTCCTGCGCCACGCCGCCGTCGCGGGCCGGCGCGTGCCCGTCGCGCTGCTCGACGCCGTCTGCCCGCTGCCGGCGGCCGACCGCCGGGAGGCGCTGCGCGAGGTCGTCGCCCACCACCTGCTCGTCGCCGACGGCGATGACGGCTACGCCTTCCGCCACGCCCTGCTGCGCGAGGCGGTGTACGACGAGCTGCTCCCGGGCGAGCGCCGCGAGCTGCACGTGGGCTGTGGCGCCGCGCTCAGCGAGCGCCCCGAGCTCGCGGGCGATCCCGCCGTCGCCGTCGGGGAGCTCGCCTACCACTGGTGGGCGGCGCACGACGCGGCGCGGGCCCTCGAGGCGGCCGTCGTCGCGGGGCGTGCCGCGCAGGCGCGCTGGGGCTTCGCCGAGGCCCAGGCCCACCTCGAGCGGGCGCTCGACCTCTGGGACGGCGTGCCCGACGCCGCGCAGCGCACGGGGACCGACCGCGAGTCCCTGGCGCGGGAGGCGGCCGAGGCGGCCAACCTCGCCGGCGACCACGCGCGGGCAGCGGCGCTCATGCGCTCGGCGATCTCCCGGGCCGATCCGCGCGCCACCGGCCTGCTGCACGAGCGCCTCGGGCGCTACCTGTGGGCGGCGGGCGACAGCGAGGCCGCCCGATCGGCCTACGACCGGGCGCTCGAGCTCGTGCCCGCCGACCCGCCCTCGCCGGCCCGCGCCCGGGTCCTGGCCGCCCACGGCCAGAGCCTCATGCTCCTCGCGCGCTTCGAGGACGCGGTCGCCTGCTGCCAGGACGCGATCCGCGTGGCCCGCGCCGTCGGCGCGCGGGCCGAGGAGGGCCACGCCCTGAACTCGATGGGCTGCGCGCAGGGCTTCCTCGGCGACCCTGCGGCGGGCGTCGAGCACCTCCGCGCGGCGCTGGCCATCGCCGACGAGGTGGGCGACCTCGACGACCTGGGCCGCGCCTACCAGAACCTCTCGGAGCTCCTGGGCGGCCCGCTCAACCAGCTCGACGAGGCGCTCGAGGTCGCGCTCGAGGGCCAGCGGCGCATCGAGCCGCTGGGCCTGGCCCGCGACTACGGCGTCTCCCTCGAGGTCAACGCCGCCACGGCCCTGCTCGCCCTCGGGCGCTGGGCCGAGGCCGATGCGCTGCTGGCCACGGCCGAGGACCGCTCGCCGGTCGAGATGGCGGCGATCGAGCTGCGCCTCTGCCGCGCCCGGCTCGAGGTCGGCCGGGGCGACGTCCTGTCGGCCGCCGAGCACGTCGAGGCCGCGCGGCGGCTCATGGCCAGCGTGGTCGACCCGCAGTTCTGGTCGGTCCACGCGGCCACCCGCGCCGAGCTGGCGCTGTGGCAGGGCGACGTCGCGGGCGCCGCCGCGGCCGTCCAGGACGGCCTGCGGCGGCTCGAGGACGCCGATGACGCGTGGTTCGGCGCACCGCTGCTGTGGCTCGGGGCCTGGACGGCGGCCGACGCGAGCCAGCGGCGCGAGGACGCGGCCGGCCTCGAGGTGGGGGCGCTCGTGGGCCGCGCCGACGAGCTCGTCGCCGCGGCCCGGCGCCCGGGCGGCCTGTTCGTCTCGCCGGTCACCGTCGCCTTCGCCCAGAGCTGCCGGGCCGAGGCCGCGCGCCTGGCCGGCACGGGCGAGGTGGAGGCCTGGGCGGCGGCGGTCGAGGCGTGGGAGGCCGCGGGGCACCCGTTCCGCCTGGGCTGCGCGCGCTGGCGCCACGCCGAGGCGCTGCTCGCCGCCCGCCGCGGGCAGGAGGGCCGCAGCGCGCTCCTCGCCGCGCGCGACGTCGCGCGCGCGACGGGGGCGACGGCGCTCGCCCGCGAGGTGGAGGGCCTGGCCCGCCGCGCGCGGGTCGACCTCGCCGAGCGCGACGCCGCGCCGGCCGCGACCTCCGACGACCGCCACGGCCTGACGCCCCGCGAGCTGCAGGTCCTCCAACTCGTCGGCGCCGGCCACACGAACCGCGAGATCGCCGAGGCGCTGTTCGTGACCGAGAAGACGGCTGGCGCCCACGTCTCGAACATCCTGAGCAAGCTCGGGGTCCGGGGCCGCGTCGAGGCGGCCACGCTGGCCCACCGGCTGGGCCTCCTGCCGGATCCGTAG
- a CDS encoding GNAT family N-acetyltransferase codes for MTDTAPQAVHVPEQSRLELRRGEEVVGWVDLRPAGASTIIAHTEVLQEGQGLGGLAVRAAVEHIRGEGKSVIAVCPFALGYLRSHPELAETER; via the coding sequence GTGACCGACACCGCACCACAGGCCGTCCACGTCCCAGAGCAGTCGCGCCTCGAGCTGCGCCGCGGCGAGGAGGTCGTCGGCTGGGTCGACCTGCGGCCCGCCGGCGCCAGCACGATCATCGCCCACACTGAGGTGCTGCAGGAGGGCCAGGGCCTGGGCGGCCTGGCCGTCCGCGCGGCCGTCGAGCACATCCGCGGCGAGGGCAAGTCGGTCATCGCCGTCTGCCCGTTCGCGCTGGGCTACCTGCGCAGCCACCCCGAGCTGGCCGAGACCGAGCGCTAG
- a CDS encoding helix-turn-helix transcriptional regulator, with protein sequence MTAAHRGEELLEGRRALERAEWAAARATFESALAAGDCADAHDGLGQALWMLGEVDEAIARRGHAFDGLVAEGRCDDAARVAVWVAHQHLLGGRASASRGWLARAERALDGVGSCAGHGWVAAERARQEGDVREQVVHARRAMEIGRRVGDGDLEVFALSILGRAVVLAGRREDGLTLLEEAMAAAASGAMRTVHTLAEAYCNLLFACTGAGEWERANEWYEVVAEFAVSHGTLPLLAACRTDHANVLLATGRWVAAEDELESAMRTGVAHARQLPELGVPTQATMAELRVRQGRLLDAARLLSGREEHPESLRALALLRIAEGRPQVAAGLLSRGLRSAGEQAVRASQLLAPLVDALLQAGDLAGAGAAAAELEELAATTSIRLIGARAALARARVARALGRGDEAADAAGRALSGFSALAMPFESAEARLELARSSAVAAPDLALEEARSAFETFRDLGAARAMDAAAGVLRDLGAPGTTPRARVAGELTRREQEVLDLLALGMTNAQVAERLVISEKTAGHHVSRILMKLGVRNRAEAAAYAARAGVAGAAG encoded by the coding sequence ATGACGGCGGCCCACCGGGGCGAGGAGCTGCTGGAGGGACGCCGCGCGCTCGAGCGCGCGGAGTGGGCCGCCGCGCGCGCGACCTTCGAGTCGGCGCTCGCCGCCGGGGACTGCGCCGACGCCCACGACGGGCTCGGCCAGGCGCTCTGGATGCTCGGTGAGGTCGACGAGGCCATCGCCCGCCGCGGCCACGCCTTCGACGGGCTCGTGGCCGAGGGGCGCTGCGACGACGCGGCGCGCGTGGCGGTCTGGGTCGCCCACCAGCACCTGCTCGGCGGCCGCGCGTCGGCCTCACGAGGCTGGCTCGCGCGCGCCGAGCGCGCGCTCGACGGCGTCGGGTCGTGCGCCGGTCACGGCTGGGTCGCCGCCGAGCGCGCCCGCCAGGAGGGCGATGTGCGCGAGCAGGTCGTCCACGCCCGGCGGGCGATGGAGATCGGCCGCCGCGTCGGCGACGGCGACCTCGAGGTCTTCGCGCTGAGCATCCTCGGTCGCGCCGTCGTCCTCGCGGGCCGTCGCGAGGACGGCCTCACGCTGCTCGAGGAGGCGATGGCGGCCGCCGCGTCGGGCGCGATGCGCACCGTCCACACGCTCGCCGAGGCGTACTGCAACCTGCTCTTCGCGTGCACCGGGGCGGGGGAGTGGGAGCGCGCGAACGAGTGGTACGAGGTCGTCGCGGAGTTCGCCGTGTCCCACGGGACCCTGCCGCTGCTGGCCGCGTGCCGGACCGACCACGCCAACGTCCTGCTCGCGACGGGCCGGTGGGTCGCCGCGGAGGACGAGCTCGAGAGCGCGATGCGCACCGGCGTCGCGCACGCGCGTCAGCTGCCGGAGCTCGGCGTGCCCACGCAGGCGACGATGGCCGAGCTGCGCGTGCGCCAGGGGCGGCTGCTCGACGCGGCCCGCCTGCTGTCCGGCCGGGAGGAGCATCCCGAGTCGCTGCGCGCGCTGGCGCTGCTGCGCATCGCCGAGGGGCGGCCACAGGTGGCGGCGGGGCTGCTGTCGCGTGGTCTGCGGTCGGCCGGCGAGCAGGCGGTCCGCGCGTCCCAGCTCCTGGCGCCGCTCGTCGACGCGCTGCTGCAGGCGGGCGACCTGGCGGGCGCCGGCGCGGCGGCGGCCGAGCTCGAGGAGCTCGCCGCGACGACGTCCATCCGGCTGATCGGGGCCCGCGCGGCGCTGGCGCGCGCTCGCGTGGCTCGTGCCCTGGGACGCGGCGACGAGGCGGCCGATGCCGCCGGCCGTGCGCTGTCCGGGTTCTCCGCGCTGGCGATGCCCTTCGAGTCCGCCGAGGCGCGCCTCGAGCTCGCACGGTCCTCCGCGGTCGCCGCGCCCGACCTCGCCCTCGAGGAGGCGCGCTCGGCCTTCGAGACCTTCCGCGACCTCGGCGCCGCCCGGGCGATGGACGCCGCGGCCGGCGTCCTGCGTGACCTCGGCGCCCCCGGCACGACCCCGCGCGCCCGCGTCGCCGGCGAGCTCACCCGCCGCGAGCAGGAGGTCCTCGACCTCCTCGCCCTCGGCATGACCAACGCCCAGGTCGCCGAGCGGCTCGTCATCAGCGAGAAGACCGCGGGCCACCACGTCTCCCGGATCCTCATGAAGCTCGGCGTGCGCAACCGCGCCGAGGCCGCGGCGTACGCGGCGCGCGCGGGCGTGGCCGGTGCCGCCGGCTGA
- a CDS encoding DUF305 domain-containing protein, giving the protein MRLVLQLPAVLTAFVLAACGGQAADDQAEHGPGGATHTGTATTAAATGQVDRAFVAAMVPHHEAAIEMARLAQGRARSSFVRDLARGIARSQRAEVATMRSRDRALAAQGAQAGDLGVPHHAMGMDDDPAQLRDAADVDEAFLTMMVPHHEGAIAMARAELARGTDPALRRLAATIARDQAREVRTMRRHLDGDHRGGEHAAEGH; this is encoded by the coding sequence ATGCGCCTTGTCCTGCAGCTCCCGGCGGTCCTCACCGCGTTCGTCCTCGCGGCGTGCGGCGGCCAGGCCGCGGACGACCAGGCCGAGCACGGCCCCGGCGGCGCCACCCACACGGGCACCGCCACGACGGCGGCCGCGACCGGCCAGGTCGACCGCGCGTTCGTGGCGGCGATGGTCCCCCACCACGAGGCGGCGATCGAGATGGCGCGGCTCGCCCAGGGCCGCGCCCGCTCGTCGTTCGTGCGCGACCTCGCGCGCGGCATCGCCCGCAGCCAGCGCGCCGAGGTGGCGACGATGCGCTCGCGCGATCGGGCGCTCGCGGCGCAGGGCGCGCAGGCGGGCGACCTCGGCGTGCCGCACCACGCCATGGGCATGGACGACGACCCCGCGCAGCTGCGCGACGCCGCCGACGTCGACGAGGCGTTCCTGACCATGATGGTCCCCCATCACGAAGGGGCGATCGCCATGGCCCGCGCCGAGCTCGCGCGCGGGACCGACCCGGCGCTGCGGCGCCTGGCCGCGACGATCGCCCGCGACCAGGCCCGCGAGGTGCGGACGATGCGCCGCCACCTCGACGGCGACCACCGCGGCGGCGAGCACGCCGCCGAGGGGCACTAG
- a CDS encoding OmpL47-type beta-barrel domain-containing protein has translation MQGTKRAALALACAIAGLAGTPGLAHAENAREINVVFQNTSDQALDLTKQDLEHGCWGAGSPPSRIEAGATVNINSRSCGVATGTEFVLEYTLATSKQLLRLHYDNPYVGVSEYREQSPEGYQAVRTGSEGDEARLNLKFSCSSATCDGIPDDWKRNGVTVDPAGPAGPQFIDLPKMGVELDRPNVFVHLDWMQDAAHDQRLRQAAIDRVIRAYDQVPRTWPGASRPGINLVVDQGPDSTIEPGGPTWGSLSRAGSVGWSEGYLTGWREPGYSLTNFYDDVRDRLGGAGRAGIFHYAIAPSHIVPSRVNATTMATEWDNTSGYGVPWGFIVSLGGWTGGVGSEDEQAGTFMHELGHTLGLSHGGADEELPDEDGFKPNFPSVMNYLFQTNGYPRGGQQAFDYSRIDTPDFDETKAKEADGISLGPDGGTTGTGHRCPDGGGGFTSVQVATLKPIDWSCASGGEATTGFDTNGDGRQTVLKGSTSDWSRLQFKRGGVGGGTNPEAGIPAGGTTPPSKELTVEMDKLIAGPDSTAPTTTIHRAPQANADGWNNTDVSVTFTADDGAGGSGVSAIEAAVDLGGFQPVTGPIVLSDEGVHVIKFRSTDKAQNVEAEQTAFVMIDKTTPAAKGDVLTPFNAAGWHNQPVTVRATGLDALAGVKSFTRTVSGAQGASTTTVDEDVTDFVVDEEGATTVSYKPTDFAGNDGETFRIDVRVDRTAPSSTIDVPRGTFALRLGEELTGTATDATSGVGGVTLTLTPQFGAKRDPVTVQAQVVCPRDEARCTWSAPRPPKKGDWLVQASATDRAGNREPAGPSARVAVR, from the coding sequence ATGCAGGGGACCAAGCGGGCGGCCTTGGCGCTGGCCTGCGCGATCGCGGGGCTGGCGGGCACGCCGGGCCTCGCCCACGCGGAGAACGCGCGTGAGATCAACGTGGTGTTCCAGAACACCTCCGACCAGGCGCTCGACCTGACCAAGCAGGACCTCGAGCACGGCTGCTGGGGCGCCGGCTCGCCGCCGTCGCGCATCGAGGCCGGCGCGACGGTGAACATCAACTCGCGCTCGTGCGGCGTGGCCACCGGCACGGAGTTCGTGCTCGAGTACACGCTGGCGACGAGCAAGCAGCTGCTGCGCCTGCACTACGACAACCCGTACGTCGGCGTCAGCGAGTACCGCGAGCAGTCGCCGGAGGGCTACCAGGCGGTGCGCACGGGCTCCGAGGGCGACGAGGCGCGGCTGAACCTGAAGTTCTCCTGCTCGTCGGCGACGTGCGACGGCATCCCCGACGACTGGAAGCGCAACGGCGTGACCGTCGACCCCGCGGGCCCGGCCGGCCCGCAGTTCATCGACCTGCCGAAGATGGGCGTCGAGCTCGACCGTCCCAACGTCTTCGTCCACCTCGACTGGATGCAGGACGCCGCGCACGACCAGCGCCTGCGCCAGGCGGCGATCGACCGCGTCATCCGCGCCTACGACCAGGTGCCGCGCACGTGGCCCGGCGCCTCGCGGCCCGGCATCAACCTCGTGGTCGACCAGGGGCCGGACTCGACGATCGAGCCGGGCGGCCCGACGTGGGGCTCGCTCTCCAGGGCGGGCAGCGTCGGCTGGTCGGAGGGCTACCTGACCGGCTGGCGTGAGCCGGGGTACTCGCTGACGAACTTCTACGACGACGTGCGCGACCGCCTCGGTGGGGCCGGCCGGGCCGGGATCTTCCACTACGCGATCGCGCCCAGCCACATCGTCCCGTCGCGCGTCAACGCGACGACCATGGCCACCGAGTGGGACAACACCAGCGGCTACGGCGTCCCGTGGGGCTTCATCGTCTCGCTCGGCGGCTGGACCGGCGGGGTCGGCAGCGAGGACGAGCAGGCCGGCACGTTCATGCACGAGCTCGGCCACACGCTCGGCCTCAGCCACGGCGGCGCCGACGAGGAGCTGCCCGACGAGGACGGCTTCAAGCCGAACTTCCCGTCGGTCATGAACTACCTGTTCCAGACCAACGGCTACCCGCGCGGCGGCCAGCAGGCCTTCGACTACTCGCGGATCGACACGCCGGACTTCGACGAGACGAAGGCCAAGGAGGCCGACGGCATCTCGCTCGGGCCCGACGGCGGCACGACCGGCACCGGCCACCGCTGCCCGGACGGCGGGGGCGGCTTCACGAGCGTGCAGGTCGCGACGCTCAAGCCCATCGACTGGAGCTGCGCGTCCGGCGGTGAGGCCACGACGGGCTTCGACACCAACGGCGACGGTCGCCAGACGGTGCTGAAGGGCAGCACGTCGGACTGGTCGCGCCTGCAGTTCAAGCGCGGCGGCGTGGGCGGCGGCACGAACCCGGAGGCCGGCATCCCGGCCGGCGGGACCACGCCGCCCTCGAAGGAGCTGACGGTCGAGATGGACAAGCTCATCGCCGGCCCGGACAGCACGGCGCCGACGACGACGATCCACCGCGCGCCGCAGGCCAACGCCGACGGGTGGAACAACACCGACGTGTCGGTGACGTTCACCGCCGACGACGGCGCGGGCGGCAGCGGCGTCAGCGCGATCGAGGCGGCGGTCGACCTCGGCGGCTTCCAGCCGGTCACCGGTCCGATCGTCCTGAGCGACGAGGGCGTCCACGTCATCAAGTTCCGCTCGACCGACAAGGCGCAGAACGTCGAGGCCGAGCAGACGGCGTTCGTGATGATCGACAAGACCACGCCGGCGGCGAAGGGCGACGTCCTCACGCCGTTCAACGCGGCGGGCTGGCACAACCAGCCGGTGACGGTGCGGGCGACCGGCCTCGACGCGCTGGCCGGGGTCAAGTCGTTCACCCGGACGGTCTCCGGGGCCCAGGGGGCGTCCACCACGACGGTCGACGAGGACGTGACCGACTTCGTGGTCGACGAGGAGGGCGCGACGACGGTGAGCTACAAGCCCACCGACTTCGCGGGCAACGACGGTGAGACGTTCCGGATCGACGTGCGCGTCGACCGGACGGCCCCGTCGTCGACGATCGACGTGCCGCGGGGGACCTTCGCGCTGCGCCTGGGCGAGGAGCTCACGGGCACCGCGACGGACGCCACGTCGGGGGTGGGTGGGGTGACCCTCACGCTGACGCCGCAGTTCGGCGCCAAGCGCGACCCGGTCACCGTGCAGGCGCAGGTCGTCTGCCCCCGCGACGAGGCGCGCTGCACCTGGAGCGCGCCGCGGCCGCCCAAGAAGGGCGACTGGCTGGTCCAGGCCAGCGCCACGGACCGCGCCGGCAACCGCGAGCCCGCCGGCCCATCCGCCCGGGTCGCCGTGCGCTAG
- a CDS encoding VOC family protein — MTTRITPNLWFDGNAEEAAEFYVSVFKDARITGKTHYPAGSPGTKGSVMTVSWELDGHKFVGINGGPQFKFNEAISFEVHCADQAEVDFYWERLTADGGKEGPCGWCTDRFGVSWQVVPAGMDELFADGDEERAARAFRAMESMTKLDVAALRRAADGEAVAA, encoded by the coding sequence ATGACGACACGCATCACCCCCAACCTCTGGTTCGACGGCAACGCCGAGGAGGCCGCCGAGTTCTACGTCTCGGTCTTCAAGGACGCCCGGATCACCGGCAAGACGCACTACCCGGCGGGCAGCCCCGGGACGAAGGGGTCGGTCATGACCGTCTCCTGGGAGCTCGACGGCCACAAGTTCGTGGGCATCAACGGCGGGCCGCAGTTCAAGTTCAACGAGGCGATCTCCTTCGAGGTCCACTGCGCCGACCAGGCCGAGGTCGACTTCTACTGGGAGCGTCTCACCGCCGACGGCGGCAAGGAGGGCCCGTGCGGCTGGTGCACCGACCGCTTCGGCGTGTCGTGGCAGGTCGTGCCCGCCGGCATGGACGAGCTCTTCGCCGACGGCGACGAGGAGCGGGCCGCCCGCGCCTTCCGTGCCATGGAGTCGATGACCAAGCTCGACGTCGCGGCGCTGCGCCGCGCCGCGGACGGGGAGGCCGTCGCCGCCTAG